TTAATGTAAAACTTActtctttattattataatttgagggtttttttcctcctgactgCTCTTGGCCTAACAGGCTAAAATTCgtctgagctgtgctgtgtggaAAGCGAGACACCGCCCTGCTGAGAGGAAACTGTTTGACCACACTTGGATGGTAAATATAGTTcccctgagcagctgctggtgcagcagctgctcatgAAGGGCTGCTCGCCCTTCCCGGCCTCCCTCATTCAGAGGTCAGAGGAAATGACAACTCTGAGGCCACGGAGTGTTTTGCAGCCCCCTTCCCATCTCCCTTGGCACTTCGGGGGCCATcaccagccctgggaggagGGAGCCAGAAGTTGCACCCTCCCCGGTAACCACTGGAAGGAGATGAAATTCAGCTCCTTAGAGAGCAGGCTCCAGGCTTCCCCAAGGCTTGGGAGCTGATCACTTTTCTGGGTCACCTTCTTGCTGGGGGGACAGTCCTGTGCAGCCCAGAGAGGGCTTTGTGGGGTAGGATCCAGGGCCAGCATCGGGACTGCATGGCCACTGTTAAACCCTGGTCCCTAATCTACCCCTTCCTGCATCATCCCAGAGACAGTTCCCATTTTCCAGAGAATTAAAATCGAGTTGAGCAGCAGTGGGTCAGGCTGcctgttttaattttccatccACTGATTTCCAGCCAGATGTAGAGGAATGTCTGAGACTCCCAGTTCTATCCGAACACAGTGGGGTGTGTCCTGTCCTGCAAAACCTGCCCTGGAGCCAAGTCTGGGGCTGATTCTTCCCGAAATAATCTCCGGATGGAGTATTTTCCGTGTGTGAAACAAATCCAGGTGAAGCTGACAGCTCTCCActcccttctgctgcttctctaaCACCCACTGGGGCTCTCCCAGCTTCTCCCTGGTTCGGCAGGGCTGCGGGGTCCCAGGAGAAGTTTGCAGAGCACCTGgactgagcaaaaaaaaaataattaaaaggaggTTCCTCCAGGGTTGAGGGGGCTGCCTGCCCGGGAAGGAGCTCTCTGGGGTCTGCCCCAGCGAGAGGAAGAAGATGCCACCATCTGGTGCCCACACCTCGGGGTGGCTGGGCCGGGGGACAAGGTGGGGACCCCAGCTCAGGGGCACCCCTAAATCCTGCCCCAGAAGTAGGGCAGCCCTGAGTTTACCCAGGAGTCAGGTATCTTGTCCCCAGAACAGAGGGCTTTCTGGTGAGGTTGCCCAGTCTGGGGGACCAGGAAGGTGTTTCTGAAAGGACCAAATTGGCCAGTTTGTCTGGGTTTCCTGTTTCTTTAGGGGCATGCTGTGTCCCTGCACTGGATGCTCTCTGTGCCTTAGTTTAGGTCTATATTGTGTAAATTATACCCTGTTGTTTCCCTTTACCTGAGGTCTGAGGTGCAGCTAAAACCTTTCACAgtgtaaatatgttttttaaaagtgaggGAAGAAGGAACAGGGACTTGAACCCAGTCAAGAAAGAGCTTAGACAAGCTGGTTGCAACGTATCTAAAGATCAGACAAGTGTAAGTcactttcttttgaaaacagcCTTCATCAGGGTTAGTCTGTTGGCAGGATGTGAAAATGGGGAGAATCCACATGAACTTGACAAGCCACGAGCTGAGATGTGGCAACGTCCAGCCAGGTTTTTATTCTGAAGTAAAGGCTTGTCCCCTCAGACCAGTTCCTGTTGTGTAATGGCAGTTCCTACCAAAGGACCTTCCTGTGGGTAGAATCATGCCactaaagaaattttttttataatttccaCTTTTGCTTGAGGAACAACTCGAAGAGATGCTATTGCTGGTAGAAGTGTCCTTCAACATTGTCTATTTTATGAAGCATCTGTTCAGTTTCACTCAGGtggatgtgtttttttccaaatcataATAGTTAGAATATCTTCATTTATATCTCAGAAACAACGATGGCAGCTTGAATAGAAGATCTTCATGTTGGTGTGGTCATGGATTCTGGTCCATATGTTAACTGTGACCCACTGTTACGTGCAGGCATGAGGTGCCCTTTCAATCTCTTCTCATCCCAGCTGTTTCAAgtagaaatcatagaatcatgggatggtttgggttggaagggaccttaaagatcattgagttccaaccccctgcatgggcagggacacctcccactagatctgCTCTTGTTTGTAAGGTcagttttctctccttccttttaaaGATCTGTCAATGTTCTGTACATCTCATAAATGTTGGGCAGCAATGGCATTTTCTCACAGAGAAAGCCGGAGAGTTACaaccaagattttttttcaaacaccaTCTGGTCAACTTGGGCTAAGGAAGAAAGTAACCTAACACTGTGTAGCTCTCTTATGTACGTAGGTGCCCATCTATAGTGACACTCAGCTGGTTTCAGGGGATCATCTTTTGCAGGACAATCGAAACGCTGACTCTGAAGGGTCTGAGGTGCTGGGTGGTTGTGTTGGGGCGTCCTcaaacctgctgctgtgggtTTGGGGCTGAAGAGAGTTGCCTGTTCTGACCTCTCTGCCTTTCGTCACGGTGACGTGTCACCTGGAATGTCTTCGCAGCGCCAAAAAAACCAACTGAAGACGGAGCATGTTTGGAGGATGTGCTTTTTATGTGTCAGAAgggcatcacagaatcatggaatggtttgggttgaaagggacctcaagatcatttagttccaaccccccgcAGAccgggttgctccaagccctcaTTTAACTCACGTTGAAGCCCATTTTGTAGTTCctagctaaaaaaaataagagtttaGCACATCGACTCCACTAACAATGCCCTCCGTCACTGAAAATAACTCGGTTTGAACCCTCTCGTTTTGAGTGCCCAGGCGTAAAAGTTACCAAAAACTTGTGGTTTCACACCAGTTTGCTCAACGCTTTTATTGGAAGCCGCCGTCCACGGGGAGAAGCAGCTGTTAGCGATTCAAAAATGTTCGTACGTGTAAAACTTTCACGAAGAGGGGATGATAGAAAAAACGTGGCCTGAACGTATCCCAAGCGGGGCAGagagactgaagaaaagaaagcttatttttctttttttagccgGCAAAACAGCCTCCCTGGGGGGGTGTGGCCGTTGCCTGACTGGAGATTGTCAGGGATCTGGAGTCTCCCCAGGATGTTTAGGGGGTAAAAGTGGAAATACCgggggggaaggagaaaaggagactgaggggcgacctcatcaatgtttacaaatacgtaaagggtgagtgtcaagaagatggagttaagcttttttcagtggtgaccagtgataggacaaggagtcatggatacaaattggagcataggaggtttaaggtgaatatcagatattttttttttactgtgagagcgacagagccctgggccaggctgcccagagaggctgtggagtctccttctctggagacattccaacccccctggacacgttcctgtgggatgtgctctgggtgcccctgctctggcaggggggttggactgggtggtctttcgaggtcccttccagcccctaggattctatgattctatgattctatgattcaatgattctacAAGAGCCCGGGAAAGGCCGGGAcggcggagccgccgccgccgcgttCCCGCCCTCGGCGCTGAGGAGAAGCGCGCGCGCGGAAGGGGGGGGCGGGACGCGAGACGCGGCGAGCTGTCAATCACCGAAACGGCGCCCTCCGATTCGCTGCCGGGCGGTGTCACGTGGGGGCGGGGCTGCCCGGATATAAGGTCGGGCGGGGGAGGCCCCCGCCGCCATTTTGTCCGGTGAAGAAAAGCGGAGCGGGAGTCTCGTAGAGGGGTCGAGTCGGCCAAGGAGCTTAGCGCGGGCCTCCAGCGCGCGCCCTCCCTTCTTTAGCAGCGGTGAGGATCGTCGCCTCGGACGGCGCGGGGGGGAGGCGGCGCCCGCGGTCTCGGTGCCCGGAAGGGGCGGATAGaagcggcggggcccggcggcggcaAACAAAGAGCGGCCGCCATTTTGTAAAGCTGGGCCGCGGGCGGTGGCTGCCGCAGCGCTGAGGAGAGCCGGGCGGGGAGAAGGCGGGTAGGCCGCGGATTGCCTCGAGAAGCCAGCTCGCCCGTTTTTCTCCGTGGCCAGCGAGGCGAGGTGCGGCTGAGCCGGGAGgtgccggggcgggggggggggggttgtgtgcCGCCTTTCCCCGCCTGCTCCGGGGGAGCGCTGGTTTCTCACGCAGCCCTGAGGAGACGCTCTAGAGGGATTCCTGGAGCGCTGCCAGCGTGGCCTCTGCCGATGATGGCGCTGCTTCCTCCCCCGGCCTGTGCAGCTTCTCCCGCATCCCGGCTCCGGGAACAATGGAGCTCTTCTCCCGCTCAGCGCTCCCCCTGCAGGCCCGGCCGCCGCTGGGACcgaggggcaggcaggagggacgCAGAGGAACACTTCCCTGCAAAGTTGGGAGCCTTAAAAGTAAACGAATTTCCCTGAAGTGGTGAATTTTAATCACAAATACGCTCTAGCAGCTAGGTTTTGTGTTGGATTTAAACACGGTCCCTGCCCCTTCCACACAGGCTTACATTTATATAATGTGAGAACATACCGCTGTTGAAGCTTCTGCAAAACGCAACCAACAGAATTATTTACCTTGTAGGCGAATAGACAACTTGCTGTGTGTTAAATATatgtgagcttttttttttttccctgtcctaGCAATGCATCGTGACTCTTGTCCTCTGGACTGCAAGGTTTACGTGGGTAACCTTGGAAACAATGGCAACAAAACTGAGTTAGAGCGAGCTTTTGGCTACTATGGACCACTGCGCAGTGTATGGGTGGCAAGAAATCCTCCTGGTTTTGCCTTTGTGGAATTTGAAGATCCACGAGATGCAGCTGATGCAGTCAGAGAACTAGATGGAAGGTAAAATGAGATCCCTGCCTCTTGACTTGCCTGGTGAAAGTAAGAGAAATCGTGGGTAGTGGGGCAGTTGAATTTGGAAATCTTCAACTGCTAAACCAGGGGCTTGACACAGTAGTTGTGCAGTATTTCTTTGTAGGGTGGTGTAAGGTTGGTCTTGAGAGCAGGGATAGCACTGGGACAGTTAATTTTTGTGTTGGAGTTGGGCTGCCAAGTGCCGAGATGACTCTCACCTCCTGGTGTGTGTGTTATGTTCTCGATGGTGCTTCTATAAAGAGGCAAAACTGATCAGGGAGACCCCGTGgttccttctctgcctgctttAATAGCCTGACAAGCCTTCAGAAGTGGCCAAACCTTTTGGCTGTCACCTTTGAGTCTGCTTTTTTAGGCCAAATCCTGTTTATGTGTAAATGTGGAATGTGTTTCCCCTCGTTCTCAATCCCCTCTCTTGGGCGCTGCACTAGGTGGTCTCCAGAGAGAGACCCCTTCCAACTCTTGACGATTCAGTGATCCCACGAGTTTTCTCCTGTAGGCAGCCATGTCCCTGGAAAGGCTAACTGAGGTCCGTCTCTTTTCCCAGAACTCTCTGTGGGTGTCGTGTCAGAGTGGAGCTCTCCAATGGGGAGAAGAGGAGTCGGAACCGTGGTCCCCCTCCATCCTGGGGCAGACGTCCTCGAGATGACTATCGCAGGAGAAGTCCTCCTCCTCGCCGCAGGTACCCTGGGGCTAAGTACCCTCCTAGAGCTCTTGGCACTGTTACCACTTAGCATCCTAGaagcaggcttttttttaaaagcatgttgaTGGATAACGTTCATCTGTCTGAGCACAATTTGGAGATGgtaaatgctaaaaaaaacaaccaaccaaaaaaaaaacaaaccccaacctAAACCCCACAAAATCAAGGTGAACTTAAGTTGTGTTGAATGTTGGCTTTGGTCCTTAGGTCACTGTGCAAGTTGGTAGTCAGTGCCCTCTATCCTGAACTTACTCTCCTTCCTCCTAAAAATCTGCTCATCTTCTAGTCACACTTTCTTCCCCATACCTCAACTTAGGCTGTTCCTTTCCTGTATTCCATAATGGCAAAACATGACATACAGCAGCTTAGCATTTCCATGCAGATGTGTTGCTCCGCTTTGTTTGCACAATTTAAATACTTCCCAAGCAGGCAGCTGTTGAATGATAAATACTTGAAGGAACAGTTGCTTTGTAAACATCTAGAATCTTGACACTCTGGTGGTAGGCTGGAATTTAAAAGCATCGTGTGACAATCCTGTCACCTGAAGTTTGCAAACCCAGCCCTAAAATGTAGCAGGATTTTTGGTAACTGGCAGGTTCTTGGACCCAGACTAGGTGTAAGTCTGCAGCGTGGTTTTTGCAGGACTGAATTCACCTGTTGCAGGTGAGTGAAGTCCTCCCAGGTCAGGGGTTGGAGCTTACCCTtttgctgttgaaaaaaaaaaaaagaaataacacagTAGGAGTATTTGTTAGCTAATAGACGGTTGTACTgatggcttgttttttttgtttttttgtttttttcattttttttatgcttttttggTCCAtctattaataaaaatgaaccCGTTACAGAGTCACCATCATGTCTcttctcaccaccctctgagTCTGCATTAGCCAACTAAGCCCTTTCGGCGTCATGTGACCAGCGCGCCCCACGCAGCTTGGCTGGTGTCGTTTCACATGACCCAGGCATGGCCAGTCGTCAGGTTGCACCGCCCTTTGGGTTCCCGAGCATGCTGttttctctcagccttctctccaACCTTAACCAAATCGGCAGCAGCCACCTCGACCGCCCACACATTCCCGGCCAATCAGCTCAGCTGTTTATTTACCAAATGTCTTCACAACAACTACAGCAGCAGCCTTCGGCTaacaaaaaagcaggaaaaatccACAACACCCCCTTCGCCAACCAACTAAATACAACGCAACATCTGGCAAAACCTTTTCAGCAAATTCTTCTTG
The Apus apus isolate bApuApu2 chromosome 23, bApuApu2.pri.cur, whole genome shotgun sequence DNA segment above includes these coding regions:
- the SRSF3 gene encoding serine/arginine-rich splicing factor 3; translation: MHRDSCPLDCKVYVGNLGNNGNKTELERAFGYYGPLRSVWVARNPPGFAFVEFEDPRDAADAVRELDGRTLCGCRVRVELSNGEKRSRNRGPPPSWGRRPRDDYRRRSPPPRRRSPRRRSFSRSRSRSLSRDRRRERSLSRERNHKPSRSFSRSRSRSRSNERK